The following nucleotide sequence is from Bacillota bacterium.
TCAACTTTCTTTGGATCAATTAATAAAAGTTTAACTTCATCTGGTTTGTTTTTATAAAGAATACTAGCAATTAAAGAAGCAATACATACAGATTTTCCTGATTGTGTGGACCCTGCAACCAGTCCATGAGGCATAGCTTCAATTGAGGTATAAACTGGATTTGCATCAATATCAAGTCCTATCGCAAGTAAAAGTGGATCTTCTGATTGTAAGAAAACAACATTATCTACTACATCTCCAAAGAATACAGATTCTCTTATTTTATTTGGCACTTCAATTCCTACGGTGTTTTTCCCAGGAATTGGAGCTTCAATCCGCAAAGAAAGAGCAGATAAACTCATTTGGATGTTATCGCTTATAGAAGTGATTTTTTTAGTAGGAACTCCTGCGCCTAAAGAAATTTCATATCTTGTGACGGTAGGCCCTTTTGTATAGTTAGTTACTTCGCCATCAATGTCAAAGGATAATAAGGTTTGATTTATCACATCGATGTTTTCTTTAACCCAAGAAGCCTCCACTCCTGTTTTTGGTTTTGATTTTTTTAGAATACTAATAGGAGGCAAGCAATAATCATCAAATCCGTTGATGATTTGTTTTTTGATTTTTTCTTTTATATCAGTAGGCAAAATAGAAACTTTTTTTACTGTTTTTTCGACGTATTCAAAGTCGTCATCAAACTGAACTTCCTCTTCTTGATTTGCTTTATGAATGGAAACGGTGTTTTCTTGAAATAAAACATCTTCTTCCTCTTCTTCATCAATAGGAGAAAAGCGGTCTATATCTAAAGAGTCTTCTTCTCCATGATTTACAATATCTCGTAACACATCATCTTCCGGAGTGGAAGGCTTTTGTTGTTCTTGTTCGTAATCGGTTGCTTTTTCGAAGAATTCATTTAAAGGAACTTCTTTCACTTTCAAATCTTTTGATAAAGGTTCAGCTGTGTCTTCTGGAACTTCAATTTTTCGTTTCAATAAATCATCAGCGGTTAAATTGCCTGTATGAATATTTGATACATCTTTATTAGTGACTGAGACAAAATCATAATAAGAATCGCCATATCTTTTCTTGGCTTCATCTTTACTTAATTTTTTATGTTTTCGAAATGCATCATATTTTTTATCGATGTCTCCATAGTGTTTCCGATCATTAAAATCAGAGACCTCATCTTTTACAGATTTGCCAAAAATAGGCGAAACAAACTTTTGTTTTTTCGTCTCTTTGTCTTCTAACTTGTTAATTTGAGGAATAAAAAAAGGTCTTGTGTCCTCGGTTCTTGATTTTGCCGGGACGATTCGATCTAATAGCTTCTTTTTCTTAAACAACATATGTTAGACCTCCTAGACTTCTGTTTTTTCGATTTCGCTTTCAACTAGTTCATCAAATTCTTTTTCAAGTAATAAAACGTCGTCTGGTTCTTGGAATAATTTTTTACTATAGATATTATTGGTTTCTTCACCAAAAATGCTTATGATAAACTTACAAACTTCTTTTGTGACCAAGGTAGTAGATGGTTTAATGGCTAATTTACGAAACCAAAAAATCGGATTTGCATAATTTAATACGGTTCTTCCAACCGTATAAAGTTTTGAAATTTTATATTTTTTGTTAAATTTCATTAATTTAGAATTGTCTAAAGCTTTTTTCTTATTTAACAAATTAATAATGGTAGAAATTCGATGATTCTTAAAATGACGTATGAATTTTGAATTCACAAGCGTTTCTATTCTTTTTGTGATATAAAAATTCAAATTCAAAATTTCTTGAACGGATAATTCATACATAGGATACTTTGAATCCGGAAAATAATATTTGGCAATTTCATTCATTAAATCAAAAGACAAATCAAACGCAACTTTAAAATACGCGTTATCTGTTAATTTAACGGTAGAAATTAGTTCTTTTTGTTTTGCCTCAATCATGCTTTCAATGATTTGATCATCAAGAGGTGTTTGTTTCGAAAATTTAATTTTGCTTTTTTTCCTTCTTCCTGTAATTAAGAAGAACGCAACAAACAATGCCAAAAGAACAAACCCAGTAAAAAGTCCTAAAACAAATGTATAAATATCTGGAAGAGTAATCTCTAAAAATTGAATATTAATTGGAAATGCAGTTAAAAAGAAGCTCATATTGTACACCCCTCTATCATACAAATTATACCTTATTTGTGGTGATTAATCAATAATTTATCGTTTGCGTATTTTTGTTGTTTATGAGATAATATTTAAAAGGTGATCTCATGGAAAATTATTTAATTGCTTTGGACTTGGATGGAACACTTCTTTATGACTTCGATTCCTTATCCGAAGAACTTTGTTTGTTTATGAAAAAATTACAAAATCTTGGGCACAAAATTGTTATTGCAACAGGTAGACCTTACAGAAGTTCAAGATTTGTTTACGAACGTTTTGGTTTGGATACGCCTATTATTAATTATAATGGTGGCCTAATTACTCATCCTCACGATAACACCTTTCCTGAAGTTAATTATACCGTAAAAAAAGAAGCAATCATTGATATCTTCGAAAATAATGTAAAACACATTCGAAACGCCTTTAGCGAAGTAAAAGATAATATTTACTTATTTAAAGAAGAAAAAGCAATTGAGCCTTTGCTTCATATCACAAAAGATTCCCTACTTTTTTTAGGGCATTTGAAAGACACCTTAAAAGAAGATCCAAACGGCTTTATTATTATTGGAAAACAAGGTCAAGGAAAACACATAGAAACCTACGTGAACCAACATTATAAAGGGAAAGTCTTATCCAGAATTTGGGATTTAAAGGGCGAATTTGATTCGATTGTTGAAATATTCACCCCTGAATCAAATAAAGGAAAAGGTTTAAAAGTGGTAAGTGAGTTTTTAGGATTTCCACAAGAAAGAGTCATTGCAATAGGCGATGGACATAACGACATCGAAATGATTCAATTTGCTGGCATTGGTGTTGCGGTTAAAAATGCACATCCCGATCTTTTAAAAGTAACTAAAATTATTTTGCCTTTTACTGCAAGAGAAAATGCTGTAACAAGGTACTTAACAGATTTCTTTCATTTATAGAAAAAAGGTGGTTAAATTCTAAAGCCACCTTTTCCTTTGCCTTTTCCTTTTGTATTTGAAGAAGAAAGCCCTTCTCCAGTCGTCATTTTTTCAACAGTATTTGGGTTCATGCCTGATAGTTGTTTCATCATTTTTTGTTGTTTTTCAAGCATTGAAATTAAGCGATTGACTTCCGTTGTGCTTCTTCCAGAACCACTTGCAATTCTATTTCTTCTTGAAGAACTTCGTTCAACTAATTCTGGGTTTTTTCGTTCTTCAATGGTCATGGATTTAATAATAGCTTCTATATACACTAGTTGTTTATCATCTACTTTGTCTTGAGATGCAAGTCCTGACATTCCTGGAAGCATTTTTAAGATACCCGAAAAAGCTCCCATTCGTTTAATCATTTTCATTTGTTTTAGTAAATCGTTGAAATTGAAGTTCCCACTCATCATTTTTTCCATCATGGACATTGCTTCTGTTTCATCAATTTCTTCTGTTGCTTTTTCGATTAAAGATAAAACATCACCCATTCCTAAAATACGAGATGCCATTCTTTCAGGATGAAAAACTTCAATTTCTAATAATTTTTCTCCTGTCCCTGCAAATTTAATTGGAATTCCAGTGACTTTGCGAATAGATAACGCGGCTCCACCCCTTGTATCGCCGTCTAACTTCGTTAAAACGCAACCTGTAACTCCTAAAGCCTTATGAAAGGAAGATGCAACTTCGACCGCATCCTGCCCTGTCATCGCATCTACAGTTAATAAGATTTCATCTGCTTTAGTTATTTTTTTGATTTCTTTTAGTTCATCCATTAATGTCTCATTGATATGAAGCCTACCAGCTGTATCAATAATCACTAAATCATATCCTATTTCTTTTGCATGCTGCAAAGATTCGATAACAATCTTTTGAGGAGAAACTTTATCTCCAAGCTCAAAAACAGGGATATCTAATTGACTACCTATTGTTTTTAATTGTTCAATAGCTGCTGGTCTATAAATATCTGCGGCTACTAGCAAAGGCTTTGATTGATGATTCTTTCTTAAAAGATTTCCAAGTTTTCCTGCAGTAGTTGTTTTTCCTGCACCTTGAAGGCCCACCATCATAATGACAGTGATTCCCATTTCTTTAAATTGAATCTCTTCTGCAACGCTACCCATTAATTTGGTTAATTCATCGCTTACTATTTTGACGACTTGTTGACCTGGATTTAATCCTTTTAAGATTTTTTCTCCAAGAGAAATCGCTTTTACTTCTTCTGTAAATTCTTTTACTACTTTGTAATTCACATCGGCCTCAAGTAAAGAAAGACGAATCTCTCTCATCATTTCTTCGATATCTGTTTCCGTTAATTTTGCTTTTCCAGATATTCGTCTTAACGCCATTTGAATGCGACTTGTTAGATTTTCAAAAGCCATTTTGTTCACTCAACCTTTTCTAATTCTTTTACTAAAGCTAAAACGGTTTCTTCTTTTGTTAAATCATAAAACTTTGTATAAAGTTCTTTTCTTATTTGTCCTTTTTCAAAATTATGTAAAACTTCTTCATAGTGTTCCAAATGATTAATCACTATTTTTAACTGCTCATGAACTGCATTTCTGCTCACGTCTAAAAGCGTTGCAATTTCAGATAACGAGTAATCATCTAAATAATAGTATTCAAAATACATTCTTTGTTTTTCAGTTAACAAAAGATTGTAATGGTCATATAATTTGTGTAACCGAATTTTATCTTCAACCATTTGTTCCATAGATGCCTCCTTATTCAAAAAAATCCGCAAAAAGTCCGTAAATATAATCTTCAATATCAAAATAATCGATATCTGTTATTTTTTCACCTAAACCTACAAAGCTTATTGGTATTCCAAGTTCTTGACGGATGGCTAAGACAATGCCACCTTTTGCGGTTCCATCCAATTTGGTTAGAACAATTCCTGATACTTTACACACTTCATGAAAGATTTTTGCTTGAGACAATCCGTTTTGTCCGGTAGTCGCATCAATAACTAAATATGTTTCATAAATTTGATTTGGAAGTTCTCTTTGAATGGTACGATTTATTTTATCAAGTTCTTTCATTAAATTCACTTTATTTTGTAGCCTTCCAGCTGTATCAATTAACAAAACATCCATTCCTTGTTTTTTTGCTTCTTTTAAGGAATCAAAAATAACACTTGAAGGATCAGATCCTGCCACTTTAGAAATAACTTCACAACCAACTCGTTCTCCCCAAATTTTTAATTGATTAATAGCTCCTGCACGAAAGGTATCTCCTGCGGCCATCATTACTTTTTTGCCTTCATTTTTAATTTTATAAGCTAATTTACCGATGGAGGTTGTTTTTCCAGTTCCGTTCACTCCAACAAATAGTATCACTGTTAGTCCTAAAGGATTGTATCTGATGTTTGTATTAATAATCTCATTTTTTAAGTACAAATCAAACATTTTATCTACTATCACGTTTTCAAGTTGAATTGGATTTTCGATTTTTAGTTTTTTTACTTCTTCTTTTAAAGAAATAATAAAAGAAACAACCGTGTTTACTCCAATATCTGCCATTATAAAGATTTCTTCTAATTTATCAAATAAAGCATTGTCAACTTTTTTTGAAGAAAGCAAAACATCTTTTAAAGAAGAAAGCGAACCGCTTCTTGTTTTTGACATGCCAATTTTATATTTTTGAGCTTTTAAATTCTTTTCTTTTGATGAAAAGAGTTTTTGAAATAATCCCATTCAATACCTCCCAAATAATTCCCTTGTATTATATCATATTCTTTTAGAACTTTCTTCAAATTTGTAAGAAAAAATAATCCGTCTTCCTCACTGGAAAGACGGATTTTAAATCTTTAATCGCTTAACTCTATTCTTGTTTTATTTTTGGTCTTCCATAGCCGCATCCATCAAAATCAATACATTTAATGGATAAGTCTGGCATTTCAACTAATGCCTTGTTGCAAGTAGGGCATAATTCTTTCGTTGGCTTATATGAAGCAATGAATTTGCACTTTGGATAATTGTTACATGCATAAAATTGGTTGCCTCTGTTTTTTCCTTTTCGAGCGGTTCTTAAAACAATGTGTCCTGTTTTACATTCCGGGCAAACAACACCGGTATCCAAAGGTTGTTCTTTTTCTTTTCCTGGTTGAGGTTTGATGTATTTACATTTTGGGAAATTGGAACACGCTTCAAAATCACCATATTTTCCTTGTCTAAACACCATTTTATGTCCACAATTTGGGCATAATTCTCCTGTTTCTTTTGGCTGTTCTTTCACCATATCTTTACTTGCATTTTCAACCAAAGGGATAAAATAATTATAAAAATCACGAATAACTTTTAATTGCAGTTCATCGCCACTTGCTATTTTATCTAAAACGTCTTCCATTTCTTTTGAGTAACTCACGCTGATAAACTCATGAAAGAATTCATCAAGTTTTTCAATCGTCATTGTTCCTTGTTCTGTTGGGACAAACTTTTTTTCTGTATAAGATACGTATCTTCTGTTTTTAATCGTTAAAATCGTTTGTGCATACGTCGAAGGTCTACCAATTCCTAATTCTTCCATTTCTTTAATAAGTCTTGCCTCATTAAATCTTGGTGGCGGAGTTGTAAAGTTTTGAATTTTTTTAACTTCATTTGCATGTAATATTTGATTTTCTACCACTTTAGGAATGTTTGAATTTTCTTCTTCATCTGGCGTATTAAATTTAGAATATAATTTCAGATACCCATCAAATACTTGGATGGATCCCGTGATACGAAATAATGCATCGTTGTTTTCAATTGAAATGGTGGTTTGATCGTTTAAAGCTGGTTTCATGATTGAAGCAATCGCTCTTGCATAAATCATGTAATAAAGATTGTACTCTTCTTTTGTTAAGAATCCTTTAATTGATTCTGGAGTTCTAAAAGCGCTTGTAGGACGTATGGCTTCATGTGCATCTTGAACATTATTTTTTGTTTTAAATTTTTTAGCGTGACCCACATAGTCTTTACCATATGTTTTTAAAATATAGGTACTTGCTTGATTTGTAAATGTTTCGGATAAACGAATAGAATCCGTTCTCATATAAGTGATTAATCCGGTCGTTTCATTTCCTATATGAATTCCTTCATAAAGTCTTTGAGCTATCTGCATGGTTTTCGAAGAAGATAGTCCATACTTATTTGAAGCATCTTGTTGAAGAGTTGAAGTAATAAAGGGCGGTTTACTAAAAATGGTTTTTCTTTGTGTCTCTACCGAAGAAACGATGTATTCTTCTCCTAAAGAATTCACAACTTCATTTGCTTTTTCAATGGTTGGAAGTTTAGCAAGTTTTCCTTTGTATTTTGAAAGCTTTGCTTCAAAATCTTCAAAAACTGCATATATTTCATAGTACTCTTCAATCACAAAACGTTCAATTTCTTTTTCT
It contains:
- a CDS encoding DNA translocase FtsK, with amino-acid sequence MLFKKKKLLDRIVPAKSRTEDTRPFFIPQINKLEDKETKKQKFVSPIFGKSVKDEVSDFNDRKHYGDIDKKYDAFRKHKKLSKDEAKKRYGDSYYDFVSVTNKDVSNIHTGNLTADDLLKRKIEVPEDTAEPLSKDLKVKEVPLNEFFEKATDYEQEQQKPSTPEDDVLRDIVNHGEEDSLDIDRFSPIDEEEEEDVLFQENTVSIHKANQEEEVQFDDDFEYVEKTVKKVSILPTDIKEKIKKQIINGFDDYCLPPISILKKSKPKTGVEASWVKENIDVINQTLLSFDIDGEVTNYTKGPTVTRYEISLGAGVPTKKITSISDNIQMSLSALSLRIEAPIPGKNTVGIEVPNKIRESVFFGDVVDNVVFLQSEDPLLLAIGLDIDANPVYTSIEAMPHGLVAGSTQSGKSVCIASLIASILYKNKPDEVKLLLIDPKKVDLQQFSDIPHLVTPIIDESKMAVEALKWMVTEMERRYDVLKKFKSVNVKDYYKRRFDDPEFEKMPRIVVIVEEASDLLISGGNEIEDNILKLTQKSRAVGIHLLLATQRPSADILKGSIKANIPTRFAFKVPSSTDSSVVLDTTGAEKLLGKGDMLLSENGLIRRLQGAYLSPEEIEELTEFIKNQAYPQYMFTHETLTEHSKSTEESQELDELFGEIARYVVSEDRCSLNKITQQFGIGFNRATQIVGSLELHGIVSVNAGTKPREVLIGYERLEEILQNVGRA
- a CDS encoding HAD family hydrolase, which gives rise to MENYLIALDLDGTLLYDFDSLSEELCLFMKKLQNLGHKIVIATGRPYRSSRFVYERFGLDTPIINYNGGLITHPHDNTFPEVNYTVKKEAIIDIFENNVKHIRNAFSEVKDNIYLFKEEKAIEPLLHITKDSLLFLGHLKDTLKEDPNGFIIIGKQGQGKHIETYVNQHYKGKVLSRIWDLKGEFDSIVEIFTPESNKGKGLKVVSEFLGFPQERVIAIGDGHNDIEMIQFAGIGVAVKNAHPDLLKVTKIILPFTARENAVTRYLTDFFHL
- the ffh gene encoding signal recognition particle protein, translating into MAFENLTSRIQMALRRISGKAKLTETDIEEMMREIRLSLLEADVNYKVVKEFTEEVKAISLGEKILKGLNPGQQVVKIVSDELTKLMGSVAEEIQFKEMGITVIMMVGLQGAGKTTTAGKLGNLLRKNHQSKPLLVAADIYRPAAIEQLKTIGSQLDIPVFELGDKVSPQKIVIESLQHAKEIGYDLVIIDTAGRLHINETLMDELKEIKKITKADEILLTVDAMTGQDAVEVASSFHKALGVTGCVLTKLDGDTRGGAALSIRKVTGIPIKFAGTGEKLLEIEVFHPERMASRILGMGDVLSLIEKATEEIDETEAMSMMEKMMSGNFNFNDLLKQMKMIKRMGAFSGILKMLPGMSGLASQDKVDDKQLVYIEAIIKSMTIEERKNPELVERSSSRRNRIASGSGRSTTEVNRLISMLEKQQKMMKQLSGMNPNTVEKMTTGEGLSSSNTKGKGKGKGGFRI
- the ftsY gene encoding signal recognition particle-docking protein FtsY — protein: MGLFQKLFSSKEKNLKAQKYKIGMSKTRSGSLSSLKDVLLSSKKVDNALFDKLEEIFIMADIGVNTVVSFIISLKEEVKKLKIENPIQLENVIVDKMFDLYLKNEIINTNIRYNPLGLTVILFVGVNGTGKTTSIGKLAYKIKNEGKKVMMAAGDTFRAGAINQLKIWGERVGCEVISKVAGSDPSSVIFDSLKEAKKQGMDVLLIDTAGRLQNKVNLMKELDKINRTIQRELPNQIYETYLVIDATTGQNGLSQAKIFHEVCKVSGIVLTKLDGTAKGGIVLAIRQELGIPISFVGLGEKITDIDYFDIEDYIYGLFADFFE
- the topA gene encoding type I DNA topoisomerase, with the translated sequence MADKLVIVESPSKSKTIEQYLGKDYQVKSSKGHIRDLAISGVGGLGIDIENDFTPVYKILPDKKSLVKDLNQALKNVKEVYLATDPDREGEAISWHLLDTLDVKDKIVKRVIFNEITRDAILQAFKEPKAIDYDLVSSQETRRILDRIIGFKLSKLLQSKIKSKSAGRVQSAALKLIVDKEKEIERFVIEEYYEIYAVFEDFEAKLSKYKGKLAKLPTIEKANEVVNSLGEEYIVSSVETQRKTIFSKPPFITSTLQQDASNKYGLSSSKTMQIAQRLYEGIHIGNETTGLITYMRTDSIRLSETFTNQASTYILKTYGKDYVGHAKKFKTKNNVQDAHEAIRPTSAFRTPESIKGFLTKEEYNLYYMIYARAIASIMKPALNDQTTISIENNDALFRITGSIQVFDGYLKLYSKFNTPDEEENSNIPKVVENQILHANEVKKIQNFTTPPPRFNEARLIKEMEELGIGRPSTYAQTILTIKNRRYVSYTEKKFVPTEQGTMTIEKLDEFFHEFISVSYSKEMEDVLDKIASGDELQLKVIRDFYNYFIPLVENASKDMVKEQPKETGELCPNCGHKMVFRQGKYGDFEACSNFPKCKYIKPQPGKEKEQPLDTGVVCPECKTGHIVLRTARKGKNRGNQFYACNNYPKCKFIASYKPTKELCPTCNKALVEMPDLSIKCIDFDGCGYGRPKIKQE